A stretch of Triticum aestivum cultivar Chinese Spring chromosome 1D, IWGSC CS RefSeq v2.1, whole genome shotgun sequence DNA encodes these proteins:
- the LOC123183395 gene encoding uncharacterized protein yields MATMALRAAATGFLRPAAVPMCEGYTCLVPMLSAGSADDIYNTFRFGACSATQELEDPPCPFNFGETLREAGTKLSESAFIPVDHLPKLRPEDIYHILGGGAVVAGLVMMSEGEKNDDKDGQTSEIIHDLKEKLSEVTERAENLAAENKRLLEDVDKVREANKQHGYEVWMDTIRSIHEKELARLEAGSDKEGDGSGNDNKGNKSGKKDNECDKKGNESDKKGGKSDKKDEKPLAKKLLELLMAPSTVETWYKDITSNWAKWSYLFGMVPVFYALKMADYAKILKGDLSGIDPRVEVVESRACPCGIPWPQRCSRCGGGLPNFVGDSGLVSFPGIPGVKGETFTATTPTPVPRATSPRPPQP; encoded by the exons ATGGCCACCATGGCTCTTCGTGCTGCTGCGACCGGTTTCCTCCGGCCGGCCGCTGTTCCGATGTGCGAGGGCTACACATGCCTTGTCCCTATGCTTTCAGCCGGATCTGCTGATGACATCTACAACACCTTCCGTTTCGGGGCGTGCAGCGCAACCCAAGAGCTGGAAGACCCCCCCTG CCCTTTCAACTTCGGGGAGACGCTCCGTGAAGCTGGCACGAAGCTGAGCGAATCTGCATTTATTCCTGTTGACCATCTGCCTAAGCTGCGCCCAGAG GATATTTATCATATCCTGGGCGGTGGTGCTGTCGTCGCGGGCTTGGTGATGATGTCCGAGGGAGAGAAAAATGATGATAAAG ATGGGCAAACATCTGAGATCATACACGATCTAAAGGAGAAGCTGAGTGAAGTTACCGAGAGAGCGGAGAACCTCGCTGCTGAGAATAAGAGGCTCCTTGAAGATGTGGACAAGGTCAGGGAAGCTAACAAGCAACATGGATATGAGGTCTGGATGGATACCATTCGATCCATTCATGAAAAGGAACTTGCTAGGCTTGAGGCTGGCAGTGACAAGGAGGGTGATGGGAGTGGCAATGACAACAAGGGCAATAAGAGTGGCAAGAAGGACAATGAGTGTGACAAGAAGGGCAATGAGAGTGACAAGAAGGGTGGTAAGAGTGATAAGAAGGATGAAAAGCCGCTCGCAAAG AAGCTGTTAGAACTGTTGATGGCACCATCCACCGTGGAAACTTGGTACAAGGATATCACCTCCAACTGGGCCAAGTGGAGTTACTTATTTGGCATGGTCCCAGTTTTCTATGCTCTCAAAATGGCAGATTATGCAAAGATTTTGAAGGGCGATCTTAGCGGTATAGATCCTCGGGTTGAGGTGGTGGAGAGCAGGGCTTGCCCATGTGGCATTCCCTGGCCGCAGAGATGCTCTAGATGTGGCGGAGGACTCCCAAACTTCGTTGGCGATTCGG GACTCGTCAGTTTCCCTGGTATTCCAGGCGTCAAGGGCGAAACCTTCACAGCCACCACTCCCACTCCAGTCCCAAGGGCGACATCTCCTCGGCCACCGCAGCCGTGA